A window from Candidatus Caldatribacterium sp. encodes these proteins:
- a CDS encoding alkaline phosphatase: MRRVLLLLLFLTVFVLPAHALPRYIFLFIGDGLGQEEIDLYKASVPQASFSAFPVHVLLGNLTADGRIPDSAASATSIACGVKTKEGTLAQDASGRPAKSIAQEAKENGLRVGIITNVALNDATPAAFYAHASSRRNYDEIAQQLIESGFDLFVGSGIATSTREKREEILHHAQAKGYSITRDFQEFTSFKGPLPLLALLPFTFAIDRKETSPTLSQCVRKAIELLQGPRGFLLVIEGGRIDWCNHMNDIASSLKELEEFDAAIWEALSFGKKHPEETLVLVTADHETGGLRLKRKPSPVALRQKGSYERFFTELAAVPFEKETLRQFISSFWEEESEIEEILANFLASKDEKTLWISLARLFAEKAGISWSTTGHAALLVPLYAWGEGALLFAGATENTDIARILREEVVSERVF; this comes from the coding sequence ACAAAGCTTCGGTCCCTCAGGCCTCCTTTAGCGCTTTTCCCGTTCACGTTCTCCTTGGAAACCTCACGGCAGATGGAAGAATTCCAGATTCTGCGGCTTCAGCAACGAGTATTGCCTGCGGCGTCAAGACGAAAGAAGGAACCCTCGCCCAGGACGCCTCTGGCCGACCAGCGAAAAGCATAGCCCAGGAAGCAAAAGAAAATGGACTTCGAGTGGGCATTATCACCAACGTAGCCCTGAACGACGCAACTCCTGCCGCTTTCTACGCCCATGCTTCTTCCCGGAGAAACTACGACGAAATCGCCCAGCAGCTCATCGAAAGCGGCTTCGACCTTTTTGTGGGAAGCGGCATCGCTACCTCGACAAGAGAAAAGCGGGAGGAAATCCTCCACCATGCTCAAGCAAAGGGATACTCAATCACCAGGGATTTCCAGGAATTCACGAGCTTCAAGGGACCGCTCCCCCTTCTTGCTCTCCTCCCCTTCACCTTTGCCATCGACCGAAAAGAAACCTCTCCAACCCTTTCTCAGTGCGTCCGAAAAGCCATAGAGCTCCTCCAGGGCCCTCGGGGTTTTCTCCTTGTCATTGAAGGGGGACGCATCGACTGGTGCAACCACATGAACGATATCGCTTCCTCCCTTAAGGAGCTCGAGGAATTCGATGCCGCCATCTGGGAGGCTCTATCCTTTGGCAAAAAGCACCCTGAAGAAACCCTTGTTCTTGTGACCGCAGACCACGAAACGGGAGGGCTTCGTTTGAAGAGAAAACCCTCTCCCGTGGCGCTTCGTCAGAAAGGTTCATATGAGCGTTTCTTCACAGAGCTTGCAGCTGTCCCTTTCGAGAAAGAGACACTCCGACAGTTCATCTCTTCCTTCTGGGAAGAGGAATCGGAAATCGAAGAGATTCTTGCGAATTTTCTCGCCTCGAAAGACGAGAAAACACTCTGGATTTCCCTTGCCCGTCTTTTTGCAGAGAAAGCCGGAATTTCCTGGAGTACCACAGGGCACGCCGCCCTTCTGGTTCCCCTGTACGCCTGGGGAGAGGGAGCTCTGCTCTTTGCAGGTGCTACGGAGAACACAGATATTGCCAGGATTCTCAGGGAAGAAGTTGTATCCGAGAGAGTGTTTTGA
- a CDS encoding SoxR reducing system RseC family protein: MLQVGKVLRAEGEYALVHVEKKSGCGGERCPLSSSLIDDSRSDFYTVSARNDIGASVGDLVLVKAKDTVLLGIAFFLYLFPILLALGVYALFRALFPQESLAILGLFGSLGVSFLFLRRLNTRLTIEYRIVDFASTKECTECPLFTGSKR; encoded by the coding sequence GTGCTCCAGGTAGGAAAAGTGCTGCGCGCAGAGGGAGAGTACGCGCTGGTCCACGTGGAGAAAAAATCCGGATGCGGCGGGGAGCGATGCCCCTTGAGTTCCTCTCTCATTGACGATTCCCGAAGTGACTTTTACACCGTTTCTGCCCGAAACGACATCGGTGCCTCCGTGGGGGATTTGGTGCTCGTCAAAGCAAAGGATACGGTTCTTCTTGGTATAGCCTTTTTCCTCTACCTTTTCCCCATCCTCCTTGCCCTTGGGGTGTACGCGCTTTTCAGGGCCCTCTTTCCCCAGGAATCCCTGGCTATTCTTGGGCTCTTCGGTAGTCTCGGGGTATCTTTCCTCTTCCTTCGTCGACTCAACACGAGACTAACCATTGAGTACCGAATCGTGGACTTTGCCAGCACGAAAGAATGCACGGAGTGTCCTCTCTTTACAGGTTCTAAGCGGTGA